From Chryseobacterium gallinarum, one genomic window encodes:
- a CDS encoding AraC family transcriptional regulator — protein sequence MKRENIDQLVKVEYLQTENCPLKGNQFSFFQIIYVISGKGSLKINNNLASYSKGSLILLTPDDEHYLQIEEKTELLLVKFSEHYIKDYKWNSINSIGCLLYGASYLSGCILQNKSDVVLVDSIIASLLHGLHYPDLYQEELTLHYVNALIVIAARNISKMRVEHIASNTDKRILEIINYIQGNIHDPALLKVSVIARQFGLSETYLGSYFKKQCGETITHYILNYKMRLIEHRLLFSDMRINEIVTEFGFSDESHLNKFFKKQHKMSLTEFKKTKRSVKSMI from the coding sequence ATGAAAAGAGAGAATATAGATCAGTTAGTAAAAGTAGAATATCTTCAGACAGAAAACTGTCCGCTGAAAGGGAATCAGTTTTCTTTTTTTCAGATTATATATGTCATTTCCGGGAAAGGGTCACTTAAAATCAATAATAATCTTGCCTCTTACAGCAAAGGCAGCCTTATTCTGCTTACTCCCGATGACGAGCATTATCTGCAGATTGAAGAAAAAACTGAGCTCTTACTCGTAAAGTTCAGTGAACACTATATAAAAGACTATAAGTGGAACAGTATTAATTCTATAGGTTGCCTGCTTTATGGAGCTTCTTATCTTTCAGGGTGTATATTGCAGAATAAATCTGATGTTGTTCTGGTTGATTCCATCATCGCTTCTCTTCTCCATGGACTTCACTATCCTGATCTTTACCAGGAGGAACTCACTTTACATTATGTGAATGCGCTTATCGTAATTGCAGCAAGGAACATTTCAAAGATGAGAGTAGAGCATATTGCATCCAATACTGATAAAAGGATATTGGAAATCATTAATTATATCCAGGGAAATATCCATGACCCGGCTTTGTTGAAAGTTTCTGTAATAGCCCGGCAATTTGGTCTTTCTGAAACCTATCTCGGAAGCTACTTTAAAAAGCAGTGTGGGGAAACCATTACCCATTATATCCTGAATTATAAGATGAGACTGATTGAGCACCGCCTTCTTTTCAGTGATATGAGGATCAATGAAATTGTCACAGAATTTGGCTTTTCAGATGAAAGCCACCTGAACAAATTTTTTAAAAAACAGCATAAAATGAGTCTGACCGAATTTAAAAAGACCAAAAGATCCGTTAAATCAATGATATAA
- a CDS encoding MFS transporter: MKRSIYVLALGAFGIITTEFGVVGILPTISRQFGVSIDTAGWLLSAFAITVAISSPFITSFTTKINRKLLLCLVMSIFVLSNLISAFSTNFTMLMIARILPAILHPLFWNISNAIAFKEKGAKGVSTVMLGLSLATVLGIPITTYAADLFHDWRASFFLSSVISLIAFIGLLVFVPSIPGDKAKSEQDQLVILKDPLLWINLISTICTLSAMFSSYTYLTAFLEQITKLDGAQISMMLLLFGGMGTIGNWLMGVALHKNVQLTSRLFLILLITVQILAYYLGGIFIPMIIIVSLWGMIHTGGFLVSNIRTTQSIPHQALEFVNSLLTSSYNIGISLGAFLGGIVSSYYGVQHVLSVSILLLAVTFILSFFSFPKKITENEETGQEEFTASVCENL; the protein is encoded by the coding sequence ATGAAAAGATCAATTTATGTGCTGGCACTCGGTGCATTTGGTATTATTACCACCGAATTTGGAGTTGTAGGTATTTTACCTACCATCAGCCGGCAATTTGGAGTATCCATAGATACAGCAGGATGGCTATTAAGCGCTTTTGCAATAACGGTTGCCATTTCTTCCCCTTTTATTACTTCATTTACCACTAAAATAAACCGGAAGCTGCTTCTGTGTCTTGTCATGAGCATATTTGTGCTTTCAAATCTTATATCTGCTTTTTCCACCAATTTCACTATGCTTATGATTGCCCGTATTTTACCGGCCATATTGCATCCGCTTTTCTGGAATATCTCCAATGCCATTGCATTCAAAGAAAAGGGAGCAAAAGGAGTTTCCACTGTCATGCTGGGTTTAAGTTTAGCTACAGTGCTCGGGATTCCGATTACAACATATGCCGCCGATCTTTTTCATGATTGGAGAGCATCATTTTTCCTCAGCAGCGTAATAAGTCTGATTGCTTTTATCGGGCTGTTGGTTTTTGTTCCTTCCATTCCGGGAGACAAAGCAAAGTCTGAACAGGATCAATTGGTTATACTAAAAGATCCTCTTCTGTGGATTAATCTTATTTCCACGATCTGTACACTTTCTGCTATGTTTTCAAGCTATACTTATCTTACTGCTTTCCTTGAACAAATCACAAAACTGGATGGAGCACAGATCAGCATGATGCTTCTCCTCTTCGGTGGCATGGGAACTATCGGGAACTGGCTGATGGGAGTTGCCCTGCACAAAAATGTACAGTTGACAAGCAGACTGTTTTTAATCCTGTTAATTACAGTACAAATTCTTGCGTATTATCTGGGAGGGATTTTTATTCCTATGATTATTATTGTTTCACTGTGGGGAATGATCCATACGGGCGGCTTTTTGGTTTCCAATATCCGGACCACCCAGTCTATTCCCCATCAGGCACTGGAATTTGTCAACAGCTTACTCACATCATCTTATAATATCGGAATTTCGCTGGGCGCTTTTCTTGGCGGAATCGTAAGTTCTTACTATGGGGTTCAGCATGTACTTTCGGTAAGTATATTACTCCTTGCGGTTACCTTTATTCTGAGCTTCTTTTCGTTTCCCAAAAAGATTACGGAAAATGAAGAAACCGGTCAGGAAGAATTTACAGCGTCTGTATGTGAAAATCTGTAA
- a CDS encoding C40 family peptidase yields MKSGLLEDTLKIKRLAIALAASVLVVSCGSSKKVSASRKSGTKTVAKSENLRKLDSTFDGKVPRSISDILKDAEKYLGTPYKFGGNTSSGFDCSGFTVKVFEENDFSLPRRSSDQAVAGKNIDIRDVKPGDLLFFATGGGSRVSHVGIVHDIGPDGEVKFIHASTSKGVIISSLNEKYWNKAYLHAQRVL; encoded by the coding sequence ATGAAATCGGGATTATTGGAAGATACATTGAAAATAAAGCGGCTTGCTATTGCACTGGCGGCCTCCGTTTTAGTTGTTTCCTGCGGAAGTTCAAAAAAAGTTTCTGCCAGCAGGAAATCAGGCACCAAAACAGTGGCAAAATCTGAAAATCTCAGAAAGCTAGACTCTACATTTGACGGTAAAGTCCCGCGGTCCATCAGTGATATTCTGAAAGATGCTGAAAAGTATCTTGGAACCCCGTATAAATTCGGAGGAAATACTTCTTCAGGATTTGATTGTTCCGGATTTACCGTGAAAGTTTTTGAAGAAAATGATTTTAGTCTTCCCAGAAGATCATCAGACCAGGCGGTAGCCGGAAAAAATATAGATATCAGAGACGTAAAACCGGGGGATTTGCTGTTTTTTGCGACAGGTGGCGGAAGCAGGGTTTCTCATGTAGGGATTGTCCACGATATCGGGCCCGATGGAGAAGTGAAATTCATCCATGCTTCTACTTCCAAAGGAGTCATCATTTCATCTTTGAATGAGAAATATTGGAATAAAGCATATCTCCATGCGCAAAGAGTTCTATAA
- a CDS encoding MBL fold metallo-hydrolase, with translation MKKLTFSLLAFVIHTVCQAQHFDVIPLGIYGGEQEDNLSAYLVGAPEENSFLSLDAGTVNTGIRKAIEFKSLSGTEEDILKNQIKGYFISHGHLDHLAGLIINSPADSKKNIFAIPPVIQILQNHYFITDTWINFADQGQKPILGKYHYNELQTGTEIPVEQTSLFLTGYELSHVNPYKSSAALVRYDNHYLLYLGDTGADRIEKSNQLEQLWKNIAPLIKKGQLNTILIEVSFPNSQPEHLLFGHLTPKLLVEELNQLKEKTGQKDLKNLHIVVTHRKPTKDNPEIIKKELLENNPLQVQYIFPEQGKKISLP, from the coding sequence ATGAAAAAATTAACATTTTCTTTACTGGCATTTGTTATCCATACCGTTTGCCAGGCACAGCATTTTGACGTTATCCCATTGGGAATATATGGAGGAGAACAGGAAGACAATCTATCAGCTTATCTGGTAGGAGCACCTGAAGAGAACTCTTTTCTTTCTCTTGATGCAGGCACTGTCAATACCGGAATACGAAAAGCCATTGAGTTTAAAAGTCTCAGCGGAACGGAGGAAGACATTCTAAAGAACCAGATAAAAGGGTATTTTATCTCACATGGTCACCTGGATCATTTAGCCGGTCTTATCATCAATTCTCCGGCAGACAGCAAAAAGAACATTTTTGCCATTCCCCCTGTAATCCAGATTCTGCAAAACCATTATTTCATCACCGATACCTGGATTAATTTTGCGGATCAGGGGCAAAAACCTATTCTCGGAAAATACCATTATAATGAACTGCAAACGGGGACAGAAATACCGGTGGAGCAAACTTCACTTTTCTTAACAGGATATGAACTCAGTCATGTAAATCCTTATAAAAGCAGTGCAGCGCTGGTAAGATATGACAATCACTATCTGCTTTATTTAGGTGATACCGGAGCAGACCGGATTGAAAAGTCAAATCAGCTTGAGCAGCTCTGGAAAAATATTGCTCCATTGATTAAAAAAGGTCAATTGAACACCATATTAATTGAAGTTTCTTTTCCGAACAGCCAACCTGAACACCTTTTGTTTGGCCATCTTACCCCTAAACTGCTGGTAGAAGAATTAAACCAATTAAAAGAAAAAACCGGACAGAAGGATTTGAAAAACCTACATATCGTAGTAACCCATAGAAAACCTACCAAAGATAACCCTGAGATTATCAAAAAAGAATTATTAGAAAACAATCCTTTACAGGTACAGTATATTTTCCCGGAACAGGGTAAAAAGATAAGCTTACCTTAA
- a CDS encoding bacteriocin-like protein codes for MKNLKKVSREKLKQVKGGGPFDPVEGVDPIGPACGGSHCPDDNYRCCYHPTGNYCAINHCDD; via the coding sequence ATGAAAAATTTAAAGAAGGTTTCTAGAGAGAAACTAAAACAAGTTAAAGGAGGAGGTCCGTTTGATCCGGTTGAAGGTGTAGACCCTATAGGACCGGCATGTGGAGGATCCCATTGCCCGGATGATAATTATCGTTGTTGCTATCATCCTACCGGAAATTATTGTGCTATTAATCACTGTGACGATTAG
- a CDS encoding TonB-dependent receptor produces MSIIFKKRLIIALALPTAALYYGQSTKDSLEKSKSIDEVMLVGRNLSQTAKERKTPVAVSNIKAAEIQEKLGNREFPEIMKSTPSVYVTKVGGGFGDSRINMRGFDGANIAVIINGQPVNDMQGGTVYWSNWTGLADIASSIQIQRGLGASKFVVPSVGGTINIVTKATDSEQKAMIKAEAGNDNYSRLSAMYSSGLKNKWGTTVLLSRWQGDGYINGTKGEGYSWFFSTGFKPNEKHAFNFIATGAPQVHDTRRSSATGANVATLQQFETYGRRYNPQTGMLNGSQFNLAPNFYHKPIASLNWDWTINDNLKLSTVVYGSWGRGGGGTGLNGSIKNANGDTMNFMNYGPGGDGTINWDMIYRYNRGGIVTDYNGKTFQKGAFTAPAGSPTDYNGQYVTTLNGTTGIVRKQSINSHDWYGAIADLNYHKNNWTFNGGIDLKTYKGALYDIVTDMLGSDALFVRNTVNAPNGYYIDRTVKPEPLTKLNNAQKVSIYNEGLVKWAGVYGMVEYSSEKLSASVQGSVSQQYYKRRDYMLYTPGNQETKWYNKTGYIVKGGANYNIDDHHNVFFNTGIISRQPLFNALFPSNQNIYNDAKNERIFSVELGYGFKSRYVDVNINAYRTQWDDRFISRTFNATSADIAKFSQLKLGNAYYYNALNVGQVHQGVELEAKARPFTNLRLRGMLSLGNWKYKGDANFNIIDVQNNQEVSGATGMINIKDLKVGDAAQTTASIGVDYNITKAFSIDANWEYYDKLYAQFNPINFLTAADREKGVVKLPSYHLFDVGATYKFNIDQKRSLTLRANVYNLFNTYYISELSSNIHPGDKIANGPDAGKTYQETGRVYQGIADGNTGFLGFGRTWSVAATFRF; encoded by the coding sequence ATGAGCATTATTTTTAAAAAGCGTTTGATCATAGCGCTTGCATTACCTACTGCAGCCTTATATTACGGGCAGAGTACGAAGGATTCATTAGAAAAATCCAAATCCATTGATGAGGTGATGCTGGTAGGGCGAAACCTTAGCCAGACAGCCAAAGAAAGAAAAACACCTGTTGCAGTTTCCAACATTAAGGCAGCTGAGATCCAGGAGAAACTGGGAAATAGAGAATTCCCTGAAATTATGAAGTCTACTCCTTCTGTGTATGTTACCAAAGTAGGAGGAGGTTTTGGAGACAGCAGAATCAACATGCGGGGCTTCGACGGGGCCAATATCGCAGTTATTATCAACGGACAGCCTGTGAATGATATGCAGGGAGGTACTGTTTACTGGTCCAACTGGACGGGGTTAGCAGATATTGCGAGTTCTATTCAGATACAGAGAGGCTTGGGTGCTTCTAAATTTGTGGTACCTTCTGTAGGAGGAACCATCAATATCGTAACCAAAGCTACCGATTCTGAGCAAAAAGCAATGATAAAGGCAGAGGCTGGCAACGATAACTATTCCAGACTTTCAGCGATGTACTCTTCCGGGTTGAAAAACAAATGGGGAACTACCGTATTGCTTTCCCGTTGGCAAGGTGATGGGTATATCAACGGAACTAAAGGTGAGGGATATTCGTGGTTTTTCTCAACAGGATTTAAGCCCAATGAAAAGCACGCGTTCAACTTCATTGCAACGGGTGCACCACAAGTACACGATACAAGAAGATCTTCTGCCACCGGAGCCAATGTGGCAACCCTGCAGCAGTTTGAAACCTATGGAAGAAGATATAATCCGCAGACAGGAATGCTGAATGGTTCTCAATTCAATTTAGCACCTAATTTTTACCATAAACCTATTGCATCTCTTAACTGGGACTGGACCATTAATGACAACCTGAAATTATCAACTGTTGTTTACGGTTCATGGGGACGTGGTGGCGGTGGTACCGGGCTTAACGGTTCCATTAAAAACGCTAACGGAGACACCATGAATTTCATGAATTACGGTCCGGGCGGAGACGGTACCATCAATTGGGATATGATTTACCGTTATAACAGAGGGGGCATAGTAACAGATTATAATGGAAAGACTTTTCAGAAAGGGGCTTTTACTGCTCCTGCAGGCTCCCCAACTGATTATAACGGACAATACGTAACAACTTTAAACGGAACCACCGGTATCGTAAGAAAGCAGAGTATCAATTCTCATGATTGGTATGGAGCTATCGCTGACCTAAATTACCATAAGAATAACTGGACGTTTAACGGAGGTATCGATCTTAAAACTTATAAAGGAGCCCTGTATGATATTGTTACCGATATGTTGGGATCAGATGCTTTATTTGTCCGTAATACGGTAAATGCTCCTAATGGCTACTATATTGATCGTACCGTAAAACCAGAGCCTCTTACTAAACTTAATAATGCCCAGAAGGTATCTATATACAACGAAGGTCTGGTAAAATGGGCCGGTGTATACGGAATGGTTGAATATAGTTCTGAAAAGCTGAGTGCATCTGTTCAGGGATCGGTTTCCCAACAATACTACAAGAGAAGGGATTATATGTTGTATACTCCAGGAAACCAGGAAACCAAATGGTATAACAAGACCGGCTATATTGTAAAAGGAGGTGCCAATTACAATATTGATGATCATCATAATGTATTTTTCAATACAGGGATTATTTCCAGACAGCCATTGTTTAATGCTTTGTTTCCATCCAACCAAAACATCTATAACGATGCGAAGAATGAAAGAATTTTTTCTGTAGAGCTTGGGTATGGCTTCAAGTCCCGTTATGTGGATGTGAACATCAATGCCTACAGAACGCAATGGGATGACAGGTTTATTTCAAGAACTTTCAATGCCACTTCTGCAGATATTGCCAAGTTCTCTCAGTTAAAGCTCGGAAACGCTTATTACTACAATGCCCTGAATGTGGGACAAGTTCACCAGGGAGTTGAATTGGAAGCAAAAGCAAGACCTTTCACTAACCTAAGACTTAGAGGAATGTTGTCACTGGGCAACTGGAAGTATAAAGGAGATGCCAATTTCAACATCATTGATGTTCAAAACAACCAGGAAGTTTCAGGAGCTACCGGAATGATCAATATTAAAGATCTTAAGGTGGGTGATGCTGCACAAACTACCGCAAGCATCGGGGTTGATTATAATATCACCAAAGCTTTCAGCATTGATGCCAACTGGGAATATTATGACAAATTATATGCACAATTCAATCCTATCAACTTCCTTACTGCTGCTGACCGGGAGAAAGGCGTTGTAAAATTACCAAGCTATCATTTATTTGATGTGGGAGCAACTTACAAGTTTAATATTGATCAGAAAAGATCTTTAACTTTAAGAGCGAATGTATATAACCTGTTCAATACATATTATATTTCCGAACTAAGCTCTAATATTCACCCGGGTGATAAGATTGCCAATGGTCCTGATGCAGGAAAAACCTATCAGGAAACCGGCAGAGTCTATCAGGGAATCGCTGATGGAAACACAGGATTCCTTGGTTTTGGGAGAACGTGGTCTGTGGCTGCGACTTTCAGGTTCTAA
- a CDS encoding tetratricopeptide repeat protein, translating to MELSDEKYETIMESLEKGDSLAERGILKEALKKYMEALDNIPNPKNDYEIALHVYTALGDCYFNLKDFQNSCNNYNEALKCPDGLSHGYVWLGLGESYFELQEIDKAQDALMSAYMLEGKEIFNGEEDKYFDLIKQNI from the coding sequence ATGGAACTGTCTGATGAAAAGTATGAAACTATAATGGAATCTCTGGAAAAAGGAGATTCCCTTGCAGAGAGAGGAATACTAAAGGAAGCTCTAAAAAAATATATGGAAGCTTTAGATAATATACCCAATCCTAAAAATGATTATGAAATAGCGTTACATGTTTACACAGCTTTAGGAGACTGCTATTTTAATCTGAAAGACTTTCAAAATTCCTGTAATAATTATAATGAAGCTCTCAAATGTCCTGATGGCTTAAGCCATGGCTATGTATGGTTAGGTTTAGGTGAATCTTATTTTGAACTTCAAGAAATAGATAAGGCCCAAGATGCTTTAATGAGTGCATATATGCTGGAAGGGAAAGAGATATTTAATGGTGAAGAAGACAAATATTTTGATCTGATAAAGCAAAATATTTAG
- a CDS encoding polymorphic toxin-type HINT domain-containing protein has product MDELEYITLNALMMCDQGAAPDFFKPTFNTKVKIHGCLVATNQDARPLINIPSFKVCKISGGPCTPGTVPMTWKDTWQVKINGINSLIGKSTCQCSVGGKIEFMTSGQVPLPDDAAQEVKDMQDQAQRELDDSGQGNSVGEAGLVEGMIPVWGSGRDLINDIQTGDVGGSLMNAGFLIWDVASIAVGVFSFGAGTVAMQGAKAGVKGAIKAGAKAISKEALQQMGKAAMKKLSKEALKKSVDDVAKKLLKTCVFACFPAGTPVHTEDGIKNIEDIRIGDLVWAYDEDTDTVALQPVIDLITNESDHTISIYTEAEVIETTAIHPFYTEEGWKDASELEAGEKILTKNDEKVTIERTEYSYEPKKVYNFTVDNFHTYFVGMFAWLVHNAGRCLSNVVKKVSKRLQYLGRTPGKASKTGREVFDRMMKEVPPTARIEDEFGNAVKEFWDDGNKVWRDIKEADMGHIDDAVSWWNKTGRHYGAKSKEVREWMLDSKNYVLEYYKTNRSKGAKLLEQYLPPLK; this is encoded by the coding sequence ATGGATGAGTTAGAATACATCACCCTTAATGCCTTAATGATGTGCGATCAGGGAGCAGCCCCGGATTTCTTCAAACCTACGTTCAATACGAAGGTGAAAATCCACGGCTGTCTGGTGGCGACCAATCAAGACGCCAGGCCCCTGATTAACATACCTTCTTTTAAGGTGTGCAAGATTAGTGGTGGTCCTTGTACCCCAGGCACCGTTCCTATGACCTGGAAGGATACCTGGCAGGTAAAAATTAACGGGATCAATTCCCTGATCGGAAAAAGTACTTGCCAATGTTCTGTGGGCGGAAAAATAGAGTTTATGACCAGCGGACAGGTTCCTCTGCCGGATGATGCCGCACAGGAAGTAAAAGATATGCAGGACCAGGCACAGCGTGAACTTGATGACAGCGGGCAGGGCAATAGTGTAGGGGAAGCCGGTCTTGTAGAAGGGATGATTCCAGTTTGGGGAAGCGGCCGGGACCTTATCAATGATATACAAACAGGAGATGTAGGCGGCAGTCTTATGAATGCCGGATTTTTAATATGGGATGTAGCTTCCATTGCTGTAGGAGTGTTTTCATTTGGAGCCGGAACTGTAGCGATGCAAGGGGCAAAAGCCGGAGTGAAAGGCGCTATCAAAGCAGGGGCAAAAGCGATCTCTAAAGAAGCTTTGCAGCAGATGGGAAAAGCTGCGATGAAAAAGCTGAGCAAGGAAGCCTTAAAGAAAAGTGTGGACGATGTAGCCAAAAAGCTGCTCAAAACCTGTGTTTTTGCCTGTTTTCCGGCCGGAACCCCTGTTCATACCGAGGATGGAATTAAAAATATTGAAGACATCAGGATTGGAGATCTGGTATGGGCTTATGATGAAGATACAGACACTGTAGCCCTTCAGCCGGTGATTGATCTTATCACCAATGAAAGTGACCATACCATTAGTATTTATACGGAAGCAGAAGTCATTGAAACTACAGCAATACATCCTTTTTATACTGAAGAAGGTTGGAAAGATGCTTCAGAACTGGAAGCAGGTGAAAAAATTCTAACCAAAAATGATGAAAAAGTTACCATTGAAAGAACAGAATATAGCTATGAACCTAAAAAAGTTTATAACTTTACGGTAGACAACTTTCATACGTATTTTGTAGGTATGTTTGCGTGGCTGGTGCATAATGCTGGCAGATGCTTGTCGAATGTTGTTAAAAAAGTATCAAAACGACTTCAATATTTAGGAAGAACCCCTGGAAAAGCAAGTAAAACAGGACGAGAAGTTTTTGATAGAATGATGAAAGAAGTTCCTCCAACAGCTAGGATTGAAGACGAATTTGGAAATGCTGTAAAAGAATTTTGGGACGATGGAAATAAAGTTTGGAGAGATATAAAAGAAGCAGATATGGGACATATAGATGACGCTGTAAGCTGGTGGAATAAAACAGGCCGACATTATGGGGCAAAATCAAAAGAAGTAAGAGAATGGATGTTAGATAGTAAAAATTATGTTTTAGAATATTATAAGACCAATAGAAGCAAAGGAGCAAAACTTCTTGAGCAATATTTACCTCCATTAAAATAA
- a CDS encoding type VI secretion system Vgr family protein produces the protein MFKEQNNLPKPEIDSDKTGFVNKIQENKKIKEVKKVASKVNNAVNAVNTGKQFLNQPLLPNEPAIVKEKLWAKQPTSRIFNADRIPESAIAGINRVVKLDIHVEGKAIKYFKHFKLTQSATRHHEFELILAHDTLGSAENHNLEEVQNFLGKRITVVFKYKDVEGGAERNFVGVITEVGFSQEKGSLGNLVLSGFSPTILLDAAPHIQSFGGAQPISLNTIANEVIKEGLGQGKYDFRVDARHGNVSYSCQYEETHYNYLARIAEAYGEQFFYDGEVLHFGQLPPQEKPVILTYGSNLTDIKIKMKAQHVNPSFYGYNSSKNEKFKGGNSKINHTSDIAKRAYEISEKTFQTPSLRVAPIKATSFMDIDASQKGAAGSKASEVFVTSGNTTVPFLYPGCIADIEMRKTDTNDTGYFTKLMLIEVTHEVDARGYYDGSFQAIAADTGFIPRPEFTVPVAEPQFGKVISNTDPENQGRVQVQLDWQGGQDTTEFIRVMSPDAGSSEKVGKNRGFMSVPEVGDQVIVNFVHLHPDRPFVMGGMYHGGIASGGGTGNNIMSFSGRSGAELKYDNGAGSVNLKDQGGANMHFDGTGNATTNANSNHTVNAGSTNVINVGGKKDSPPQSLLKMDAGGNITLDGKTSITLQVGENSITISEAGITASAGKGTIDITALAGALALSSTGGTMDITTDSTLTITGGPSAVMSSGDTNIM, from the coding sequence ATGTTTAAGGAACAGAATAATCTTCCAAAACCGGAAATAGATTCAGACAAGACAGGTTTTGTAAACAAAATCCAGGAAAATAAAAAAATCAAAGAAGTAAAGAAAGTAGCTTCAAAAGTAAATAATGCAGTGAATGCGGTGAATACGGGAAAACAATTCCTGAATCAGCCTTTATTACCAAATGAACCTGCCATTGTTAAAGAAAAACTTTGGGCAAAACAGCCTACTTCCAGAATATTCAATGCTGACCGTATCCCTGAGAGTGCCATTGCAGGGATTAACCGCGTGGTAAAACTTGATATTCATGTGGAAGGGAAGGCTATAAAATATTTCAAACATTTTAAACTCACCCAAAGTGCGACCAGGCATCATGAGTTTGAACTCATTCTGGCCCATGATACCTTAGGAAGTGCAGAAAACCATAATCTTGAAGAAGTGCAGAACTTCCTGGGAAAAAGGATTACGGTTGTTTTCAAGTATAAAGATGTGGAAGGGGGTGCTGAACGAAATTTTGTGGGCGTTATCACAGAAGTTGGATTCAGCCAGGAAAAGGGAAGCCTGGGGAATCTGGTTTTGTCAGGGTTCAGTCCAACCATTTTGCTGGATGCTGCACCCCACATTCAAAGCTTTGGCGGAGCTCAGCCCATCAGCCTGAACACTATTGCCAATGAAGTGATTAAAGAGGGACTGGGACAAGGAAAGTATGATTTCAGGGTAGACGCCCGTCATGGAAATGTCTCTTACAGCTGCCAATACGAAGAAACCCATTATAATTATCTGGCAAGGATAGCTGAAGCTTACGGTGAGCAATTCTTTTATGATGGGGAAGTGCTGCATTTCGGGCAGCTGCCTCCACAGGAGAAACCTGTGATACTGACTTATGGCAGTAATCTCACAGATATTAAAATCAAAATGAAAGCCCAGCATGTCAATCCGTCATTTTATGGGTATAACAGCAGTAAAAATGAGAAATTCAAAGGTGGAAATTCAAAAATCAACCATACTTCAGATATAGCTAAAAGAGCATATGAAATCTCGGAAAAAACTTTTCAGACACCGTCTTTACGCGTTGCTCCCATCAAAGCTACTTCTTTCATGGATATTGACGCTTCACAGAAAGGAGCTGCCGGAAGTAAAGCTTCAGAAGTTTTTGTAACCTCCGGGAATACAACAGTACCCTTCCTTTATCCGGGATGTATTGCAGATATAGAAATGCGTAAAACGGATACCAATGATACCGGATATTTTACCAAACTCATGCTTATAGAAGTAACCCATGAAGTGGATGCAAGAGGATATTACGACGGATCTTTCCAGGCTATAGCTGCTGATACCGGATTTATACCAAGACCTGAATTCACCGTACCGGTGGCAGAACCCCAATTTGGAAAAGTAATTTCAAACACAGATCCTGAAAACCAAGGCCGAGTACAGGTGCAGCTTGACTGGCAAGGTGGACAGGACACTACGGAATTTATCCGTGTAATGTCTCCGGATGCCGGAAGCAGTGAAAAAGTAGGGAAGAATCGTGGCTTTATGTCTGTTCCTGAAGTGGGAGACCAGGTAATTGTCAACTTTGTACATCTTCATCCGGACCGTCCTTTTGTCATGGGCGGAATGTATCATGGAGGAATTGCGTCCGGTGGCGGGACAGGAAATAATATCATGAGTTTTAGCGGCAGAAGCGGGGCCGAACTGAAATATGACAATGGTGCCGGATCTGTGAATCTTAAAGATCAGGGTGGTGCCAATATGCATTTTGACGGAACCGGAAATGCCACAACCAATGCCAACAGCAATCATACCGTAAATGCAGGCAGTACCAACGTTATCAATGTGGGAGGAAAAAAAGATTCTCCACCACAATCCTTATTAAAAATGGATGCGGGAGGAAATATTACCCTTGACGGGAAAACGAGCATTACCCTGCAGGTTGGAGAAAATTCTATTACCATATCCGAAGCAGGAATTACCGCATCAGCAGGTAAAGGAACTATTGATATTACAGCACTGGCAGGAGCATTAGCCCTCTCCAGCACAGGTGGAACAATGGATATTACTACAGACTCGACACTTACGATTACCGGAGGTCCAAGTGCGGTAATGTCTTCCGGGGATACCAATATCATGTAA